From the genome of Mucilaginibacter paludis DSM 18603:
CCGGTTAATAGCCGGCGTTTGTGTTTATAAAAAAACATACATGGCCACGAATGTACGATATTGCTTTTTATGACGTATTTAACAGGAAGCCGCAACTGTTTTGAAAAAGTTAGTACCAGATGGTACCATTAAAATAACATTAATCTTGTTTTGAAAACCAGTTTACGGCTTATTATTGATATATAAATCTTAGTTTAGTTACTCATATATCCATCTACACCATTCTATTTAGAACATGACTGCCGAACAAAACCGAATTGAGGAGCATTACGCTCAAAAAGCCGACTGGTTAAAATGGGGGCCATACCTTTCTGAGCGCCAATGGGGCACTGTACGAGAAGATTATAGTGCAAATGGCGATGCATGGAACTATATTACCCATGACATGGCTCGAAGCAAGGCCTATCGCTGGGGAGAAGAAGGTATTGGCGGCATCAGCGACGACCAGCAGAATTTATGCCTGGGCCTTGCCCTTTGGAATGGAAAGGATCCGATATTAAAGGAAAGGCTTTTTGGGCTAACCAACTCGCAGGGCAACCATGGCGAGGATGTAAAGGAGTTGTATTACTACATCGATAACACGCCTATGCATACCTACCTGAAAATGCTTTACAAGTACACCCAAAAAGCTTATCCCTATCAGGATCTTGTTGAGGAAAACCAGCGCCGTGGAAAATTGGACCCCGAATTTGAGTTAATAGATACCGGCTTATTTGATGACAATAGCTACTTTGATGTTTTTATTGAATACGCCAAAAACACGGCTGACGATTTATTGATACAATACACCGTTTGCAACCGTGGTGTTAACGACGCAGTTTTACACCTGTTGCCACAGTTATGGTACAGAAAAACCTGGGGCTTAGGCGATGGTACCGCAAAACCGCAGATGTTATACCAGGGCCACAACACGGTGTTGATGCGTTCGGCAGCTTTGGGAGACTATTACTGTTATGCCGATGGTGAAGCCGAATTTTTATTTACAGAGAACGAAACCAACAACCAGCGTCTGTACCAGGCACAAAACAGTAGCCCCTTTGTTAAAGACGGTATTCATAACCGGGTTGTCAATGGCGATTGCTCCGCAGTAAATCCGCAACACGAGGGTACCAAAACAGCTGTTTGGTATAAGTTGAATGTGCCTGCGCAAACCAGTACAACAGTAAAGTTAAGGCTGAGTAAAAACCGCCAAGCCACTCCTTTTGTGAATTTTGACGAGGTATTTAACCAGCGAAAAGCTGAGGCAGATGAATTTTATGCTGAGAAGCATGGCTCTTTATCTGATGAAGATGAGCACCTTGTTCAGCGCCAGGCCTGGGCGGGTATGCTCTGGAGTAAGCAGTTCTTTTTATATGATGTAAACCGATGGCTGGAGGGCGATCCCGGATTGCCAGCGCCGCCCGACGGTCACCGGCGTGGGCGAAACCACCGTTGGAAACATTTTGTAGCCGGCAATATCATATCAATGCCTGATAAATGGGAATACCCCTGGTTTGCGGCCTGGGATCTGGCCTTTCATTGTTTGGCAATGGCGCCTATTGATCCCGACTTTGCCAAACAGCAACTCAGCCTGTTGGTAAGTGCCAACTACATCCATCCGAGTGGGCAGTTGCCGGCCTATGAGTGGGATTTTAATGATGTTAATCCACCGGTACATGCGCTGGCCGCCTGGGATGTATATGAGCTGGATAAAAAGGCCAAGGGCAAAGGCGATCTGCTTTTTCTGGAAGATGTTTTTCATAAACTACTGCTCAATTTTACTTGGTGGGTTAACCAAAAGGATAGCGAAGGAAACAATATTTTTGAAGGCGGCTTTTTAGGGCTGGACAATATTGGCGTATTTAACCGTAGTGCTCCTGTGCCCGGAGGCGGCTTCTTAGAGCAGGCCGATGGTACCAGTTGGATGGCTATGTATGCCCTCAATATGCTGCACATCAGCAGCGAATTGACCATGTATAATGAGGTTTACGAAAACATGGCCATTAAATTTGTAGAGCACTTTTTGTTTATAGCCGGCTCTATTGCCAACATGGGCGAAGACTCGTGGGGGCTTTGGGACGAACAGGACGGTTTTTATTATGATTTGTTGCGCAAGCCAGATGGCAGCTATGACCGTTTGCGTGTGCGTACGCTTGTGGGCCTGATCCCGCTTTTTGCAGTTAACGTTTTTGACGATGAACGCTGGAAAAAGTTACCGAAACTTAAAGCTCACCTGGATTGGTTTATGCAACAACGGCCCGACCTGGTAAAACTGGTAAGCTATTGGAAAGGCACCAGCGGTAGCGAACAGCATTTATTATCGTTATTACGCGGCCACCGTATGAAATTGCTTCTGCGCCGCATGCTTGACCCTAACGAGTTTTTATCCGATTACGGCGTACGCTCCATATCAAAGGTGTACGAAGAGCAACCTTTTGAATATTACCTTAACGGGACAGATTTTTCTGTGAGGTATAATGCCGCCGAGAGCGAAACCGGCATGTTTGGCGGCAACAGTAATTGGCGCGGCCCCATCTGGATGCCTGTAAATTACCTGATTATTCAATCTTTATACCGCTTTCATAATTATTACGGCAATGAGTTCAGAGTTGAATATCCAACAGGATCCAACCAATACCACTCTTTAGCCGAAATAGCTGCCTTGCTGAGCAAGCGGTTAAAAAGCATATTTTTAAAAAATGAAAATGGCGAGCGCCCGGTATTTGGTGGCCACCCCAAATTAAACCACGATCCGCATTTTAAAGACTATATACTTTACCACGAATACTTTAATGGCAATACAGGTAAGGGATTAGGTGCCAGTCACCAAACCGGCTGGACAGGCTTAGTTTCATTATTGTAATAATGTTAAAAATGCTTTAATGATAAACTTTATCTGCTGATTGGCATTATAACCCATGAGAGTAAAAACATAAAAATTATAGGATCAAATATTAATCATCACATCTAAATCACCTTATGAATCGTTTTGAAAACAAAATTGCATTAGTTACCGGGAGCACACAAGGTATAGGCGCCGCTTGTGCGGTTAGATTAGCGAGCGAAGGTGCAGACATTATTTTAAACGGACGAAAGTTTGACGAAAGGGCCGAGGGCCTCATTAGCCAGATTACAGCCATGGGCAGGCGCGCCACTTTTGTTGCCGCAGATGTTAGCGCGACCCAAAATGTGGTTAATCTGGTTAACGATGCCATTAAAGTATATGGTAGCATTGACATCCTGGTTAATAATGCCGGGGTTGAAAAAAATCATAATTTTTTGGACGTAACCGAAGACGAATACGACTTTGTGATGGACACAAACCTGAAAGGCATATTTTTTGGTATCCAGGCGTTTGTAAAATATTGCGTAAGCTATAACAAGCCAGGTGTTGTAGTTAATATGAGTTCGGTACACGAAGAAATTATATTTCCGCATTTTGCGGCTTACTGCGCCAGCAAAGGTGGATTAAAAATGCTTACCCGCAACCTGGCTACCGAGCTGGCACCATTTAATGTGCGTATCAACAACGTGGCACCAGGCGCTATCTCCACTCCCATTAACCACGCTTTAATTGAAAATGCGGAGTTGCTTGAAAAAGTTTTGAAAAACATCCCAATGAAAAAATTAGGCAAGCCAGAAGATGTAGCCGCGGTAGTGGCTTTCCTGGCCTCGGCCGATGCTGAGTACGTTACCGGATCAACCTATTTTGTGGATGGTGGCTTAACTTACCACTACGAAGAACAATAGCTTATAACAAAAAGAGGCCGCTCATGATTTGGTGTGACCCCAAAAAGTTGGACAGTTTACAAAATTAAGTTTTTTGTACGAGAGCTCGGTATTCCACCGGGCTCTTTCCATTTAACCTGTTTTTTATTCTTTCATTGTTATAGTAATGAATGTATTCTTTTAACGAAGTTATAAATTCTTCCGCAGTTTCAAAGCTCTGTTTGTACAGTAATTCTGTCTTTAAGATCCCAAAGAAGCTTTCGGCCAAGGCATTATCCAAGCAGTTTCCCTTTCTGGACATGCTTTGAATAATTCCATGTTTTTCCAAAGCCTTTCTATATCCATAATGTTGATATTGCCACCCTTGGTCAGAGTGAAAAATAAGTCCCCTTATATCTTTCACTTTATCAAAAGCCTCATATAACATTTCATCTATCATCTGCATATTTGGAGATTTTGAAATACTATAAGAAATGACTTCCCCGTTGAACATGTCAATTATAGGAGATAAATAGATCTTCTCCCCTTTAATGTTCATCTGAGTGACATCCGTAGCCCATTTCTGATTAGGCAGATTTGCCTCAAAATCCCTTTCAAGTACATTAGGGGCAATTTTACCAACCTCACCTTTGTATGAGCGATAACTTACTTTCCTGATATTGCATTTTAGGCCTAATGTTCCCATCAATTTTTGGACAGTCTTGTGATTTATGCTATAACCCCGGTTCTTCATTTCGGCGGTGACCCGCCGATAACCATATCTGCCTTTATGCAAGTGGTATATACTTGCGATCTCTTCTTTTTCATGCTTGTATTTATCATCATTTAGGCGCTTGCGATGATAATAAAATACAGAACGAGCCATCTGTTTGCAAT
Proteins encoded in this window:
- a CDS encoding MGH1-like glycoside hydrolase domain-containing protein; amino-acid sequence: MTAEQNRIEEHYAQKADWLKWGPYLSERQWGTVREDYSANGDAWNYITHDMARSKAYRWGEEGIGGISDDQQNLCLGLALWNGKDPILKERLFGLTNSQGNHGEDVKELYYYIDNTPMHTYLKMLYKYTQKAYPYQDLVEENQRRGKLDPEFELIDTGLFDDNSYFDVFIEYAKNTADDLLIQYTVCNRGVNDAVLHLLPQLWYRKTWGLGDGTAKPQMLYQGHNTVLMRSAALGDYYCYADGEAEFLFTENETNNQRLYQAQNSSPFVKDGIHNRVVNGDCSAVNPQHEGTKTAVWYKLNVPAQTSTTVKLRLSKNRQATPFVNFDEVFNQRKAEADEFYAEKHGSLSDEDEHLVQRQAWAGMLWSKQFFLYDVNRWLEGDPGLPAPPDGHRRGRNHRWKHFVAGNIISMPDKWEYPWFAAWDLAFHCLAMAPIDPDFAKQQLSLLVSANYIHPSGQLPAYEWDFNDVNPPVHALAAWDVYELDKKAKGKGDLLFLEDVFHKLLLNFTWWVNQKDSEGNNIFEGGFLGLDNIGVFNRSAPVPGGGFLEQADGTSWMAMYALNMLHISSELTMYNEVYENMAIKFVEHFLFIAGSIANMGEDSWGLWDEQDGFYYDLLRKPDGSYDRLRVRTLVGLIPLFAVNVFDDERWKKLPKLKAHLDWFMQQRPDLVKLVSYWKGTSGSEQHLLSLLRGHRMKLLLRRMLDPNEFLSDYGVRSISKVYEEQPFEYYLNGTDFSVRYNAAESETGMFGGNSNWRGPIWMPVNYLIIQSLYRFHNYYGNEFRVEYPTGSNQYHSLAEIAALLSKRLKSIFLKNENGERPVFGGHPKLNHDPHFKDYILYHEYFNGNTGKGLGASHQTGWTGLVSLL
- a CDS encoding SDR family NAD(P)-dependent oxidoreductase, which encodes MNRFENKIALVTGSTQGIGAACAVRLASEGADIILNGRKFDERAEGLISQITAMGRRATFVAADVSATQNVVNLVNDAIKVYGSIDILVNNAGVEKNHNFLDVTEDEYDFVMDTNLKGIFFGIQAFVKYCVSYNKPGVVVNMSSVHEEIIFPHFAAYCASKGGLKMLTRNLATELAPFNVRINNVAPGAISTPINHALIENAELLEKVLKNIPMKKLGKPEDVAAVVAFLASADAEYVTGSTYFVDGGLTYHYEEQ
- a CDS encoding IS3 family transposase, translating into MKKSHGLSQGKRSPRTHEWAKAIEELRPEHDVSILLDCKQMARSVFYYHRKRLNDDKYKHEKEEIASIYHLHKGRYGYRRVTAEMKNRGYSINHKTVQKLMGTLGLKCNIRKVSYRSYKGEVGKIAPNVLERDFEANLPNQKWATDVTQMNIKGEKIYLSPIIDMFNGEVISYSISKSPNMQMIDEMLYEAFDKVKDIRGLIFHSDQGWQYQHYGYRKALEKHGIIQSMSRKGNCLDNALAESFFGILKTELLYKQSFETAEEFITSLKEYIHYYNNERIKNRLNGKSPVEYRALVQKT